The Amycolatopsis sp. QT-25 genomic sequence CGACCGCCGTCCCGGTGAGATCCTGGCCGAGGTCGAGGCACTCGTCGCCGAGGGCGTGCTCGAAGTGACCCTGCTCGGCCAGAACGTGAACTCCTACGGCGTCGAATTCGGCGACCGGCTCGCGTTCGGGAAACTGTTGCGCGCCTGCGGTGCGGTGGCGGGACTGGAGCGCGTCCGTTTCACCTCGCCGCATCCCGCGGCGTTCACCGAGGACGTCGTCGACGCCATGGCCGAGACGCCGAACGTGTGCCACCAGCTGCACATGCCACTCCAGTCCGGGTCGGACAAGGTGCTGCGCGAAATGAAGCGGTCCTACCGTTCGGCGCGCTACCTCAAGCTCCTCGACCGCGTGCGCGAGTCGATGCCCGACGCCGCGATCACCACCGACATCATCGTCGGCTTCCCCGGCGAGACGGAGGAAGACTTCCAGGCCACGCTCGACGTCGTCGCGCAGGCGCGGTTCTCCAGCGCTTTCACCTTCCAGTACTCGATCCGGCCGGGCACGCCCGCCGCCGAGATGGCCGGGCAGCTGCCGAAGGAGGTCGTGCAGGAGCGCTACGAACGGCTCGTGAAGCTGCAGAACGACATCTCCTGGGAAGAGAACAAGAAGATCGTCGGACGCCGTGTCGAGTTGCTGGTCGCCTCCGGCGAGGGCCGCAAGGACGCCGAAACGCACCGGATGAGCGGCCGTGCCCGTGACGGCAGGCTCGTCCACTTCGCGCCGACGGGACCGCTGGTGGACCGCGCCGTGCGTCCCGGCGACGTCGTCGAGACCGTGGTGACCTACGGCGCTCCGCACCACCTCGTCGCCGACGGCGACCTGCTGTCGCACCGCCGCACCAGGGCGGGTGACAACTCCGAGGCCGGGCTGCGGCCGAAGACCAATGGCGTGACGCTGGGCCTGCCGGGCTTCGGTGCCCCGGCCGTCACGCCGGAACCGGTGAGCGGGTGTGCACTGTGACCGAACCGAAGATCGACGAACTCGCCGCCGAGATCGACGAAGTCGGCGAACGCGCGGCCAAGACGATCGACCTGGGCAGGCGCGGGTTCTCCATCGCCGTGCTGGTGTTCGTGCTGCTGGTCGCCCAGCTGCTGCCCTGGGTCGGCGAGCACGCGGGCTGGGAGGTGCTGCTCGGCAAGGGTGGCGGGATCCCGCAGCTGTTCGCCGCGACCTCCACCGGCATCGGCGTGTTCGTCTCCGCCGTCACGCTGGTGACCCGGCGCTGGTGGCTGTCCTGGGTCTGCGCCGCGGGCGGCTGGTTCGCCTCCGTCGACGGGATGCTCGCGATCTGGTCCCAGCAGTCCTCACACGCGACCGGCGCGGCCGGTGGCGGTCCGGGTTTCGGGATGATCGTCGCCTGGATCGCCACCGTCGCGCTGGCCGTCTACTGGATGCGCGCCGCCTTCTCGCGCGGCTAGCCGGCCCACTCAGTTCTGCCCAAGTACCTGAAGGCCCCCTTCCCCCCGCCCAGCGCGAGAAAGGGGGCCTTCAGGTACTTCCGGGTGCGGGCCCGCTGGTTCCGGTGCTCACCGGTTCGCGATGGCCGCTTCCGCCGCTTCGAGCCACTCACGCCACTGCGCGGCCTGCTCGTCCGCCTTCTTCGCGCGACGCTCGTCACCGGCCGC encodes the following:
- the miaB gene encoding tRNA (N6-isopentenyl adenosine(37)-C2)-methylthiotransferase MiaB is translated as MKPRPRTLEGEMSARTYQIRTFGCQMNVHDSERLAGQLEDAGYVPGDGEATPDLIVFNTCAVRENADNKLYGTLGHLRPQKTAKPDMQIAVGGCLAQKDRGEIVNRAPWVDVVFGTHNIGALPTLLERARHNAEAEVEILESLETFPSTLPAKRDSAYAGWVSISVGCNNTCTFCIVPALRGKERDRRPGEILAEVEALVAEGVLEVTLLGQNVNSYGVEFGDRLAFGKLLRACGAVAGLERVRFTSPHPAAFTEDVVDAMAETPNVCHQLHMPLQSGSDKVLREMKRSYRSARYLKLLDRVRESMPDAAITTDIIVGFPGETEEDFQATLDVVAQARFSSAFTFQYSIRPGTPAAEMAGQLPKEVVQERYERLVKLQNDISWEENKKIVGRRVELLVASGEGRKDAETHRMSGRARDGRLVHFAPTGPLVDRAVRPGDVVETVVTYGAPHHLVADGDLLSHRRTRAGDNSEAGLRPKTNGVTLGLPGFGAPAVTPEPVSGCAL